The Gimibacter soli genome includes a region encoding these proteins:
- a CDS encoding ATP-grasp domain-containing protein, with translation MSGIALEHLLFEGGAPLRLKPEDKARLKVLFLAKHALAGGQFDKTDGTHSMYHDEIKSCLEGLGLDVVASNSYEALFHSKIDQNYVFTLFNRGGFRNSEILASCLCEYLGVPYMGAAPSMRGFADDKHLVKTMYRDQGIPTPEWQIYRTADQSAPAPDFKAERYVVKPNNSSASYGLAQGTDWEELKPQVLALLAENHDVIVEEYVPGIDVSVPVVAAGKPWILYPMMNPATEGEFVVTYEQKRGFASVPPIEFFKDHEKYPALVDYTQRVNAMVWPYDYARFDYRIDPTGKVWGFEFNVSCNLGAKRAICQSAKLLGYEQSDIVESVIASSLERQRFMFEAALEGRKIRYKT, from the coding sequence TTGTCCGGTATTGCGCTCGAGCACCTGCTTTTCGAAGGGGGTGCCCCCCTCCGTCTCAAGCCTGAAGACAAGGCACGCCTGAAGGTCCTGTTCCTGGCCAAGCATGCGCTCGCCGGCGGCCAGTTCGATAAAACCGACGGCACGCACTCGATGTATCATGATGAAATCAAGTCTTGCCTTGAGGGGCTCGGGCTCGATGTGGTGGCGTCGAACAGCTATGAAGCGCTGTTCCATTCAAAGATCGACCAGAATTACGTCTTCACGCTTTTCAACCGCGGCGGCTTCCGCAACAGCGAGATTCTGGCTTCGTGCCTGTGCGAATATCTGGGCGTGCCCTATATGGGGGCCGCTCCTTCGATGCGCGGTTTTGCCGATGACAAGCATCTGGTGAAAACCATGTACCGCGATCAGGGTATCCCGACGCCCGAGTGGCAGATTTACCGCACCGCCGACCAGTCGGCCCCGGCCCCGGATTTCAAGGCCGAACGCTATGTGGTGAAGCCGAACAACAGCTCGGCCTCCTATGGGCTCGCGCAGGGCACCGACTGGGAAGAGCTGAAACCGCAGGTGCTGGCGCTTCTCGCTGAAAACCATGATGTGATCGTCGAGGAATATGTGCCCGGCATCGATGTTTCGGTGCCTGTGGTAGCGGCTGGCAAGCCGTGGATCCTCTATCCGATGATGAACCCGGCCACCGAAGGCGAGTTCGTGGTGACCTACGAACAGAAGCGCGGCTTTGCCTCGGTGCCGCCCATCGAGTTTTTCAAGGATCATGAAAAGTACCCGGCCCTCGTCGACTATACGCAGCGGGTCAATGCGATGGTCTGGCCCTATGATTATGCCCGGTTCGACTATCGCATCGATCCGACCGGCAAGGTCTGGGGCTTCGAGTTCAACGTCTCGTGCAACCTTGGCGCCAAGCGGGCGATCTGCCAGTCGGCCAAACTGCTCGGCTATGAGCAGAGCGATATTGTCGAATCGGTGATTGCAAGCAGCCTCGAGCGTCAGCGCTTCATGTTTGAAGCTGCGCTCGAAGGCCGCAAGATCCGCTACAAGACGTAA
- a CDS encoding nucleotidyltransferase family protein → MSKNGTVTALVLAASRRGAEDAVAKLQGVSHKCLISLDGKVMLERVVETLIAAQSVGRIFVSIESRELLESVPQLKAWLDEGRIAFVPSADNLFASVTTGVAVISNPYPLVITTGDNPLHTPDMIDHFCAELARDPADVGVAMTPAADILAAYPEGKRAFHELKDGGWSSCNLYALNSVRALGAAKVFEGGGQFGKRPERIRKAFGLSFMLLYRFRLATIHGLAKLLSHRWHATVKVVRMPYADAPIDVDNPGDVKLAEKILTARRMAAE, encoded by the coding sequence ATGAGCAAAAATGGTACCGTTACCGCGCTCGTGCTGGCGGCCAGCCGGCGGGGCGCGGAAGACGCTGTGGCGAAACTGCAGGGGGTCAGCCACAAATGCCTGATCAGCCTGGACGGCAAGGTGATGCTGGAACGGGTTGTCGAAACCCTGATCGCGGCGCAGTCCGTCGGCCGCATCTTCGTTTCCATCGAAAGCAGGGAACTTCTGGAAAGCGTGCCGCAGTTGAAGGCATGGCTTGATGAAGGCCGGATCGCCTTCGTGCCGAGCGCCGACAATCTCTTCGCGTCGGTCACCACCGGTGTCGCCGTGATCAGCAATCCCTATCCGCTTGTCATCACCACGGGCGATAATCCGCTGCACACGCCGGATATGATCGATCACTTCTGCGCTGAACTGGCGCGGGACCCGGCAGACGTCGGCGTCGCCATGACACCGGCGGCAGACATTCTGGCAGCCTACCCCGAGGGCAAGCGCGCCTTCCACGAACTGAAGGACGGCGGCTGGTCGAGCTGCAATCTTTATGCGCTGAATTCGGTTCGCGCGCTCGGCGCCGCCAAGGTGTTTGAAGGCGGCGGCCAGTTCGGCAAACGGCCGGAACGTATCCGCAAGGCGTTCGGCCTGTCGTTCATGCTTCTGTACCGCTTCAGGCTCGCAACCATCCACGGCCTTGCGAAGCTTCTGTCGCACCGCTGGCACGCCACGGTGAAAGTGGTACGCATGCCTTATGCGGATGCCCCCATCGATGTGGATAATCCGGGTGACGTGAAGCTGGCCGAGAAAATCCTGACAGCGCGCCGGATGGCGGCCGAATAG